A region of Lycium barbarum isolate Lr01 chromosome 3, ASM1917538v2, whole genome shotgun sequence DNA encodes the following proteins:
- the LOC132633658 gene encoding iridoid oxidase produces the protein MEYEILGLVLILIAWVAWAMVTERQQRRLEEYGRLPPGPRWWQLVTNIFQSGFAPHVSFAKLANIHGPIMTLWLGSMSTVVISSNEVAREMFKNHDMVLAGRKIYEAMKGDFGNEGSLITNQYGPHWRMLRRLSTMEFFVTSRLDAMRGVRTKCIDQMVKFMEDGGNNGTTSIDVGRFFFLMAFNLIGNLMFSKDLLDPKSDRGAKFFYHAGKVTEFAGKPNMADFFPMLRWLDPQGIRRKTQFHVKRAFDIAGGFLKERMEDMENGGERKKDYLDVLLQYRGDGVEGPSRFSSRTINVILFEMFTAGTDTTTSTLEWAMAELLHNPTSLQKVQAELRRVINPSNKVEEEDLDKLPYLNAVIKETLRLHPPLPFLVPHMAMDSCTMLGYHIPKETQVLVNVWAIGRDPKTWKNPLEFMPERFLELKMVDYKGQHFEFIPFGSGRRMCPAVPLASRVLPLALGSVMHKFDWVLADGVKPVDLDMYERMGITLKKAIPLKAIPIAYKG, from the exons ATGGAGTATGAAATTTTAGGTTTGGTCCTAATTTTAATTGCATGGGTAGCATGGGCTATGGTGACCGAGCGGCAACAACGGCGGCTGGAAGAATACGGGCGGCTGCCGCCAGGACCACGGTGGTGGCAACTAGTGACCAACATTTTTCAGTCAGGTTTTGCACCTCATGTATCATTTGCAAAACTGGCCAATATACATGGTCCTATAATGACTCTTTGGTTAGGTTCAATGAGCACTGTGGTTATTTCTTCAAATGAAGTGGCACGTGAAATGTTCAAGAATCATGACATGGTGCTTGCAG GTAGAAAGATTTACGAAGCcatgaaaggagattttggaaaTGAGGGTTCACTCATCACTAATCAATATGGTCCACATTGGCGTATGTTAAGGAGATTATCCACGATGGAGTTCTTCGTTACGAGTCGCCTCGACGCCATGAGAGGTGTACGTACAAAATGcattgatcaaatggttaaattcATGGAAGATGGAGGGAACAATGGCACAACTTCCATTGATGTTGGGAGATTCTTTTTCTTAATGGCTTTTAACTTAATTGGAAACCTTATGTTCTCAAAGGATTTATTGGATCCAAAATCGGATAGAGGTGCAAAGTTCTTTTACCATGCAG GAAAAGTTACCGAGTTTGCAGGAAAACCTAATATGGCAGACTTTTTTCCTATGTTGAGATGGCTTGATCCACAAGGTATTAGGAGAAAAACACAATTTCATGTGAAAAGAGCATTTGATATCGCAGGTGGATTTCTTAAAGAAAGAATGGAAGATATGGAAAATGGTGGAGAGAGGAAGAAGGATTACTTAGACGTGCTTCTTCAATATCGTGGTGATGGCGTGGAGGGTCCTTCTAGATTTTCATCTCGAACGATTAATGTCATTCTTTTT GAGATGTTCACAGCAGGAACAGATACTACTACAAGCACATTAGAATGGGCAATGGCAGAGCTCCTCCACAACCCTACCAGCCTCCAAAAAGTCCAAGCTGAGCTAAGAAGAGTTATTAACCCCTCGAATAAGGTAGAAGAAGAAGACTTAGACAAGCTTCCATACTTAAACGCGGTGATCAAAGAAACCCTAAGGCTTCACCCTCCGCTTCCATTCTTAGTCCCACACATGGCCATGGATTCTTGCACAATGTTAGGTTATCACATCCCAAAAGAAACTCAAGTTCTTGTTAACGTTTGGGCGATAGGAAGGGATCCAAAGACTTGGAAAAATCCACTAGAATTTATGCCTGAGAGATTCTTGGAACTTAAGATGGTGGATTATAAAGGTCAACATTTTGAGTTTATTCCGTTTGGTTCTGGTAGAAGGATGTGTCCTGCAGTTCCTCTTGCTTCACGTGTGTTGCCTTTGGCTTTAGGGTCAGTAATGCACAAGTTTGATTGGGTTTTAGCTGATGGGGTGAAGCCAGTGGATTTGGATATGTATGAAAGAATGGGAATTACTTTAAAGAAAGCAATTCCATTGAAGGCTATACCTATTGCATACAAAGGGTAA